TTAATCTCCTTCTTTGCCCTCTCTCTGTTTACCATCCCTGTCGCTACTAATGGTAATGGACGAGACCAACTCCGAGTCAGGCTCCCCTGAGAGTTTCCTCGTCCGTGCAGCAAGCTTTTCTCTGTACTCTCTGCTACTAAACGAAAAGGCAGTTCGTCAGCAAAGGTAAAGGGCCTTTTCGTTCTCCAATACCCCATAAAAGAGGAGTAGTTCCCTAAACAAGCGGGAGAAGGATAAAGCTTTGACTTGAGATTGAGATGACATATCTCTTGATGAATGCTGGGTCGGTGTCTTGAAAGGCCAATCCTCCTTTTTACCTGGAATTCTCGCGTTGACGGTAttctcatttcctttcttccAGGGCTTGACTTGAGATGCAGCTCGTTGGGAGTAGGTTTTGGCTTGCCCCATTCCACTTACTAGGAGGATAGGTCCTGTTAGTTTTGATTGAGTTTGAGGGGCTTTCACTGCTGAATCCATCCATAAACCTAGACTCCAATGACCTTGTAACCAAAGCATCAGAAGAAGTTCAACGGTGACCCCACTCAAGATTCAAGACTGAAGGCTCAACACCCAAGATCAGATTCTTTGTTCTTTACTATCGAAAGCATGAACTGCATCAATTTGACCACCATCTGTTCGATCTTTAACCAAGCAAGCAGATCCAATTTGCTTCATCCCCTGAAAAATTCAGCCTTTCCCTTGATTTCTCGAAGAACCACCGAACCCATTTCTTATTCCTTTCCCAACTCGCGCTTCTTGGTCTCTGCAATCCTTACCAAGGAAGAAGAGCCCACCGCAGAGGATAAAGAGGAGAGACCCCCTTTCAATTTCAAGGCCTACATGCTCGAGAAGGTGAATCGTGTGAACACAGCACTCGATGCCTCGGTCTTGCTCCGGCCGCCGCTGAAGATTCACGAGGCCACGAGATATTCGTTGCTCTCTGGCGGAAAGCGGGTGTGCCCGGTTATGTGCATAGCGGCATGCGAGCTTGTGGGAGGGCAGGAATCAATGGCCATGCCCTCGGCTTGTGCCGTCGAGATGATCCATGCCATGTCTTTGATTCATGATGACCTTCCCTGTATGGACAATGACGACTTACGCCGCGGGAAGCCCACCAACCACAAGGTTGTATGGCTAATTTTCTCGCTTGTTTGTAATGATGATGCTaggtaggttttttttttttttttttttggttgaaatgcGAGGTAGGATATTAATTGTGCTAATATTTGGCGAAATTGAAGTGGAGATTTGCATCGTTATTGCAAAGTATTGTCCCAGAGGTAGGGCTTAACTATTCCCGTCCATGTTGGCTGCTTTTCTGCAACTTTTAGTTAGAAGTATATGTCGAGATATGATTAATGTAATCATTGCTATCTTGATAATTGATTTGTGTAGAAGTGATAGTCATTGGATACGTGCATTCCTTATAGTACAGCAGCTAATGAAATTAGTTTCATAGGCGAAATTAGAATGGTGAAAATAAGTGAGATTGAGGAATTAGCCCAGTTGAATTTCTGCTAGTTAGCTAATCTGAAGTTCTTGCAAACTTACTCTGCTTTATTAGGAGTGACTTGCAAGTTttataaaagtttaaacttTGAAGCTTACTGTTGTGTAACTTAATCTTTCAGGTTTTTGGTGAGGATGTTGCTGTTTTGGCTGGAGACGCCCTACTCGCATATGCATTTGAGCACATTGTGGTAGAAACGAAGGGGGTTCCACCCAAAAGGATAGTTAGAGCGATCTTTGAATTGGCGAGATTGATTGGACCAGAAGGTGTAGTCGCTGGCCAGGTGGTGGATATAAGATCCGAAGGAATGACTGATGTAGGATTGGAGCAGCTTGAGTTTATTCACCTCCACAAAACTGCCGCCTTGCTTGAAGCATCTGCTGTTCTTGGGACAATTATGGGAGGCGGGTTgaatgaagaagttgaaaagttGCAGAATTTCGCAAGGTGTATTGGGTTGTTATTTCAGGTGGTGGATGATATTCTGGATGTGACCAAGTCTTCTCAAGAACTGGGTAAAACGGCTGGCAAGGATTTGCTGACCGACAAACTCACCTACCCAAAGCTAATCGGGGTTGAAAAATCCAGGGAGTTTGCCAAGAAACTGAACAAAGATGCTCGAGAATATCTATCCGGATTTGATATAGCAAAGGCAGCCCCATTGATGGCTTTGGCAGATTACATTGCTAAAAGGCAGAACTAATTGTTCCATAAAGGTGGAATTAATTGTTCAATGATGTTTTGGGTTATTATTTACAGATGATCCTGCTGGGAACTCATGAATTAGAGAACACGAAGATACCGGGTGGTAAGTTCATCTCAAGGATCCAGTAAAGGTTTCTCAATGTTGCTTGTGGGTTTATTGCTAATCTTTCACAAACCAAatcccttgattttttttcgaGAAAGTGATACAAAGTGAACTCTCAACACTATCAATGTTGTATCTCGAAAATCCTCTTTTGCAGTTGCTTGTTTACTCAGTGACTTGGGACTTTCCATGAATACAATGTTGAATGGAACATACTGTTTCTGACAGCATGTTAGTAGGCTTACTTCTCGTAACGATTGGTATGTGGACTTCATCAATTTAAGTTATGGGCATAAAACTATTTGATCAAATAAGAGAACTGCAGTTGATGGTTGGAGTTACTTACTAAGTTCTTTGTGGGGAATCTCTTGAGGAGGGCACATTGTTGCTCTGTTGTATCTCGTTAGAAGTGCCAATTTCacgtttgaatatataaaaccAGATTATTGCTATTTGTTTATGTACTTTTCTGGCATGCTGATCCTTGTCAAAAGCTTGTAGTTTCCATacctcatatatatatatatatatatatatatatatgaagctTCAGATGGCcttgttttgcattttattttttggctacGTAAAGACTTTCTGGATGACATAGTTCTTGTTTCCATTGGCTAGGAATCAGTTTCTTTTGTATACCTTGTGCAGTGATCAAGAATTACGGCAAACAGTTAGGCGATTTTGCAAGGCATGATATCTCTCCCAAACTCTTGAGTTAATGTTTTGGGTGTCTAGAGCTTCATCCTTTTGGTTCTTCTCTATGGCTTTAACAAGTCTTGTGATATTCAAGCCATGAAGTTATGTTCAATCTTGTTTATTAATGCAATTAATGTTCAAAATAACTCTCATGCTGTCCTCTTAGAAGGATCGGAAACTTGTAAACTGTTGCAGCATAATTACTGTTtggttgtaattttttttttttggtaaggtaagataTGTATtgatttttaaccaaaaaactATACAGCAAGGTTCTCGGCACCAAAAACTTATACTCATGATGACAAACATGTCATAACGAATGGAAGGGTGTCGAGAAAAAAGGGAAACACAAACAGCCAAATAGCGGCAACCAAACAGCCAAACAACAGCaacaaacaagaaaggaaagaggaaaaaaggaggGAAACCAGACAATGAAACAACAGCAACCCTCACAGCATTACAGGGAGGAAACTGACAcctctgaaaagaaaaaggcggGAATAAGTCCCCGACTTTTTTAAATCCTCCTGTTCTTCGGTGTGTCCACAACGCGATTGAAGGTCAAGCGACGGCAACCTCCGAAGAGAAAATAGCTGGATCTAGCCCCCAACTTCATTGAGTTATCCTATTTCTTGGTGTATCCGCAACTTGGCTGAAGGTGAGAGCTTTGTCCTTTACGACTTTAAAGAGATGATTTTTCAAAGTAGGCATAAAAAGAGCTTGGACCGGAACAAAATGTTGTTCATCGTCTTCCAGATTAGATGACAAAGGGCTCCAAAAGAAAATCTCGCAATACATTGAGAAAAATCATTGCCTGAGAGACAATCTAAGGCTCAGTGTAGAGTGTCCATCCATGACCTATTTTGCCAAGTAAGATTGCATTTTGCAGCCCATAATGAAGCGAGGCCGGCAGTAATCCgacaaccaaagaaaagatgatcaATAGAGTCCGACCTCGAATTACGAAAAACACAATAACCATCCACTATCCTACCATAGGAGAGTAAAAGAACCTGGGTAAGTAACCGGTTCCTAGTGATGAGCTAGAGATGGAACTAGTACCGTGGGTAAGAGTTTTGTTACAAACAAAAGAGAACCATGGGACCAAGTTTCTCTTTGGTTGAATAGCTTCCCAAGCTGAAGTAGTCCGGCCTCGAATTACTGTTTGGTTGTATTGGGCATCATAGTTCCTCATGAAATTTTCTACCAAACTTTGCTGGACAAACTGACAACATAATATTTGGAGTGCCGTCACATTTGTTGAGCCCGTCATGAATCAAACCAAGGGTTCTAGCTGAGACTATTGTTGTGTAATTTATTGATGGCATTATGGACAAGACCTGGTCTTTGTCTATACTAGTCAAGGTTTTGTCATTGCGAATGTAGCGCATTGATGGATCTATTTATCATGGTGGAATATGCAATtaaggatgaggatgaggaaggGAATGGTTACAGTCCTGATAGAGGTTGTGAAGCATCTTCTTATGGAAGGGGCCGTGGGTGACCACCAAGTCCATTTCATCGGGATAAGTGTAGCCCTGATTGTGGCCCTGGTGCTGTTCTAAATTCCAGAGATGATCCCCAAAGGAGTCCCATGTATGACAGTCGAAAGCCCTGCAAATGAGAGCTTTTACGGGTTGCTTGAATGCAGAACCTGATTAATTTTTCCCCTCCAACcttatttgtttgattttttcacTTCTGAATGTGCTTTGATGTCGTGACCATTCACCTCCACCACCTAGAAGATCTCATTCTTGAGGAAGCACACGGCAAAGTAGTTGCAGGTCATGGTGAGGCTCAGGATATTTGTTGTCTAGCGCGAGGTCACTCCTAGATCTTTGTTAGAGACTTTTGTGTACTTTTTGCAGTGCTAACTTTGCTTTAATAGGCTTCACAGTTGTGAGTTAGATGTTCAGTATCAGTTATGGCGCAACTATTAATGATTGCTACTGCTAACATGAAATACGATTTTTGAACCTTAAAATACCGTATAGTACTGTGCTTCGGTATGAATTTGCGATTTTCCTATTTGCACCGTTGTAGGAATTCTGTACGCGACACTATTCATTTCTAGATGGTTGCATTGGTTTCCAATTGGAAGAATACATTATCCATTCTTCCAAACTTTTAGATCCTTTTTTCCATTATCAAGGACAGATTGTTAATAAACAAAGCTTACTGGGAAATCATTTTGTGATGCTGGTGGATTGAAAAGTGCTCGAGCCTTGCAGCTTTTAACATACTTTTGAAATTCCTTTTGTTATGAGAATAGAGGTTGGGCTCTGTATGGTAGAAGTATGTTTCGAGGTTTTCATGCAGTGGCTCAACCTGAGCGTGAATGAAGCTTTATGCGACTTGGGAGTGGGTTGATGAATTCATACATGCTAtacagaaatagaaataaagccCTTGTCTGTCTTGATATATGTcatagatatttttatttttgtagcAAAAGTCGATGCAATCCATCATCCTTTCGAGTAAATGGATGTTGCAGTGCCATGTTTCTAACCAGGGGAAAAAAATCTTCTATTGGTTTGCTAAGGTTAGGAGAAGCCTAGGAGGCAAATAAAAGTGCTGCCTAGGAAGCACAGTTGGCTCTAGTTGCCATAGATATCAAGAAGAGCACAGGTGACTAGAGATTCGAGAACACTTTTGATCGGAGAAAGCAACCATTGGAGCGGAGCAGCTCATTTGTTTGGTGAGTTTTTGCCATATCCCAAGGAGTGACACTGATGGCTGAACAATGTGATGAAGTGACTTAATGGTCTACGATGAAATGTTGCGGAATTGGGTCAGGGAGTGTcatagtttgatttttctcatGCCCGTGTGAGTTGAAAGGAGTGATTGTTCGTAAATTCTAAATACAAATGAAtgtgtcgaacaagtaatattaTTATGAGAAATGATATTGTCTCCCATAtattgatgattaataaaccaatcaaatattaaaatttgattaattttgaaatttatctaacagatcaaaattgaattgagaataaattaaaattgacaatcTTAAAAGCAAAATTTCAGAACTAAATAcagtaaatcaatcaaatagatatatTAGAGCATCATATTTCACTATAATTACAAGATATGAATTTTAGATCCTTAtgcatataaaaataatatcaaacatgtgataatGGAatcttctaatttattttcaattgtatttttagGTATAGTAAATCTACTTAGTTTATCAATctactatatctctatgtgaatttacataaacataagtgcattaaaatttGTGAACACCTCTAATttacaatgaaatttttttatcaccttATTATTGTTTGTGTATTCACATTTAATTCATAGTTATATATTATAAGGAGCAATTGCTATTATTGCTTCTCAATCTCAAACATGTACATAAGATCATTCAAATGGTGGCCAGTCACTTTAAAGCATtaaacacaataatatataactcacataaaTGAAATTACttataaaatataaaaggcATGAAATTCATAGCTTCATGATTAGGCTaaatcgtagccctaacaaaagaaaattagaacataatagaagaagaaatgaaatataaataaaatccaacattttgaatcaaataatAAGAATTATGTAAcatctttttgtcttctcttcaaagtattttaaaaacttcaaccaaaaaaaaaagtattttgaaaactcctagaacaagaaaaaacgatctaaaaataaaaacttaactATCCCCAACCTCTTAATGTTATCCTATTTATAAGAAATATCCAAGATTCCTAATAGgcaattgcttctttttttttttttgcgtaaaATTAGGGAATAAATCACAAAATCCGTAATTTGGCCCCTACCTTCCAACACTTCTGAATTTAAATTCTTGaatcacaaaattcatttccttcttcttgataattttttttcttattttctccatgtctcatcatttgcaataaataagaaaaaattgagtaaaTAGAATCCacatattttcttataaatattgcattattgttgcctaaaatatgtaaaataattctaattttatgGAATTATTAGTGGTTTCGCAACATCAGGGTGAAATGTGAGAGATGTAGAGATGTTGATATAATTGGGTCGTGGGAGTATGGCCAAGGTGTTTGTGTTAGGAATCTAAgcatagaatgattatcatatTAGAAGATCCCTAAAGAGGGACTTGGCCTACCATGTAGAAATTGCTTGGGCATTGATACCGAAACTAGTTATTGGATTGAAGTGATTTGCATGTCTCACTTGAGGGACTAGTTAGCCGAGTTAGATTAGATATAATATGATTGGCCATGAGGATGCAATTTGCCATATTGTCTTTAAGAACGACCAATATAAGAAAGGCTTGCCCTCGATTAGAAAAGTCTTGATTGTGATACTAGCGCATTGGAgttcttgtttttcatttttcaaagatagggtttcttaaattttttgagttGTGATAGGTTTGAGGAATGCTTTGCTCAAGCCTGATGTCGAACCTGACTCAGGTGTCTGATACGTATACATGAATGGAATATCGTGATAAAAGAGCTAGGTTAGGGGTGGTGTCAACAAACATTAACATTTTAGGGTCTAATATGGAAACATGATGGTGAACCTAACTCAGGTGTTCGATATGGAGACATGAATGGAATAGCATGATAAAAGAGAGAGGTTATGGTGTCAACGAACATTAACATTCTAGGGTCTAATATGGAAAGGAGATGTCGAACCTGACTCAAGCATTTGATATGTAGACATGAATGGAATAGCATGATAAAATAGCGAGGTTAGGGGTGGTGTCAACGAACAttaacatttatattttttgagtTGTGATAGGTTTGAGGAATGCTTTGCCCAAGCCCGATGTCGAACCTAACTTAGGTGTTTGATATGCATACATGAATGGAATAGCGTGATAAAAGAGCTAGGTTAGGGGTGGTGTCAACAAACATTAACATTTTAGGGTCTAATATGGAAACATGATGGTGAACCTAACTCAAGTGTTTAATACGTAGACATGATTGGAATAGCATGATAAAAGAGAGAGTTTATGGTGTCAACGAACATTAACATTCTAGGGTCTAATATGGAAAGGAGATGTCGAACTTGACTCAGGCATTTGATATGTAGACATGAATGGAATAGCATGATAAAAAAACGAGGTTAGGGGTGGTGTCAACGAACAttaacatttatattttttgagtTGTGATAGGTTTGAGGAATGCTTTGCCCAAGCCTGATGTCGAACCTGAAACACATACATGAATGGAATAGCATGATAAAAGAGCTAGGTTAGTGGTGGTGTCAACAAACATTAACATTTTAGGGTCTAATATGGAAACATGACGGTGAACCTAACTCGGGTGTTTGATACGTAGACATGAATGGAATAGCATGATAAAAGAGAGAGGTTATGGTGTCAACGAACATTAACATTCTAGGGTCTAATATGGAAAGGAGATGTCGAACTTGACTTAGGCATTTGATATGTAGACATGAATGGAATAGCATGATAAAATAGCGAGGTTAGGGGTGGTGTCAACGGACATTAACATTTTAAGGTCTAATACGAAACCATTATACAAAAGTCATGGGAATTAATAGGGATAAGCATGGTTCTAGGATAGAAGTAGGAATAGGACTAGTGTGAACTAGTCCAGTTTCAAGTTCTAAAGAGAGATGGTCGAATTTCCAATTCCATCCTTTTAGGAACTGCTAGTTCCTAGTTCCTATGAGAATCGAACTTGAGACTCTAAAATCCTTAATTATCTTTCCCgactcattttgttttctatGTTGTGTTTCCTTTCCACTTCTCATATGAGTCTTTATATTTTGTAAttccttttatatatttaatgagTGAATGctttatttaatcttttcttctttagatATGGGTAGATCATTGGTAAATAGAGTTTACCAGTCGAAGTGGAATGAATATATGTGGTGAGGCtttctaataattattttagtttcattaatagtaattttaaatttaaaactattattaagtTCTTAACTatgattgttgtttcttttgattttaagTGGTTAgaatttggaacaatttttcatGGATAATTGAGGAatgaagttttataatttagGTTTATGTTAtgtgttttgaaatttttattatttattttattttacctATTTGTCTTTTATGGATTGTTGCTATTGACAAATGAGaagctttcatttttgttgttttgttcattttcattttgtttaactaaaaatgaaacaaaaaaaaaacaaggaactTATTAGATCTTAAAATTGACTTTGGAACCTGTGATATTAcgggttttaggttccaaaaaaataaaaaatttat
This region of Eucalyptus grandis isolate ANBG69807.140 chromosome 8, ASM1654582v1, whole genome shotgun sequence genomic DNA includes:
- the LOC104456844 gene encoding geranylgeranyl pyrophosphate synthase, chloroplastic, with product MNCINLTTICSIFNQASRSNLLHPLKNSAFPLISRRTTEPISYSFPNSRFLVSAILTKEEEPTAEDKEERPPFNFKAYMLEKVNRVNTALDASVLLRPPLKIHEATRYSLLSGGKRVCPVMCIAACELVGGQESMAMPSACAVEMIHAMSLIHDDLPCMDNDDLRRGKPTNHKVFGEDVAVLAGDALLAYAFEHIVVETKGVPPKRIVRAIFELARLIGPEGVVAGQVVDIRSEGMTDVGLEQLEFIHLHKTAALLEASAVLGTIMGGGLNEEVEKLQNFARCIGLLFQVVDDILDVTKSSQELGKTAGKDLLTDKLTYPKLIGVEKSREFAKKLNKDAREYLSGFDIAKAAPLMALADYIAKRQN